One Rosa chinensis cultivar Old Blush chromosome 3, RchiOBHm-V2, whole genome shotgun sequence DNA window includes the following coding sequences:
- the LOC112191938 gene encoding bifunctional 3-dehydroquinate dehydratase/shikimate dehydrogenase, chloroplastic yields the protein MTLSSIPLATSDLQISHGARRNSTLICAPVMGESVDQMLRQVRQAKELGADLVEIRLDYIKNFSPRQDLETLIKRSPLPTLVTYRPKWEGGEYEGDENKRQQALILAMELGADYIDVELKVANDFYSSIQGKKPEKVKIIVSSHNYENTPSAEEIGNLVATIQATGADIVKVATTALDITDNARIFQVLARSQVPMIGLLMGEKGLISRVLSAKYGSYVTFGTLEAGEVSAPGQPTVTDLLELYNFRQIGANTKVHGVIGNPIGHSKSPHLYNAAFKANNFNGIYLPLLVDSVANFINTYNSPDWVGYSYTIPHKEAGFKCCDEIDPNALAIGAISCMIRNPTDGKLKGYNVDYLGAIAAIEEGLRGLGLNGSSNGSGSPLAGRLFVVMGAGGAGKALAYGGKQKGARVVVANRSFDKAKILADKVGGEAITLAELANFHPEDGMVLANTTSVGMKPRTDQTPIPKEALKNYCLVFDAIYTPKWTRLLTEAQESGAAVVFGTEMFLNQAFVQVEKFSGIPANKQLIRDTLARNT from the exons ATGACTCTCAGCAGTATTCCG TTGGCTACGTCGGATCTTCAAATCAGTCATGGAGCTCGAAGAAATTCGACACTAATCTGTGCGCCGGTAATGGGGGAATCAGTTGATCAGATGCTGCGTCAAGTGCGACAGGCAAAGGAACTTGGTGCTGACCTTGTTGAGATTCGGTTGGACTACATTAAGAACTTCAGTCCAAGACAAGATCTCGAAACTTTGATTAAGCGCAGCCCTTTGCCAACACTCGTCACTTACAG GCCAAAATGGGAAGGTGGTGAGTATGAAGGAGATGAAAATAAGCGACAACAGGCACTCATTTTAGCCATGGAATTGGGAGCGGATTATATTGATGTTGAACTAAAG GTAGCAAATGACTTCTACAGTTCTATTCAAGGGAAGAAGCCAGAAAAGGTCAAAATCATAGTTTCTTCCCACAACTATGAGAATACTCCATCTGCTGAGGAAATTGGCAATCTTGTTGCAACGATACAAGCCACTGGAGCTGACATAGTCAAGGTCGCAACAACTGCCTTGGACATAACGGACAATGCAAGAATATTTCAAGTGCTAGCGCGTTCTCAA GTCCCAATGATAGGACTTTTGATGGGTGAGAAGGGTTTGATCTCTCGTGTACTTAGTGCAaaatatgggtcatatgtcacATTTGGTACACTAGAGGCAGGTGAGGTATCAGCTCCTGGCCAGCCAACTGTAACGGATCTGTTGGAGTTATACAATTTTAGGCAGATTGGAGCCAATACCAAAGTACATGGTGTGATAGGAAATCCTATTGGTCACAGCAAAAGTCCTCATCTTTACAATGCAGCATTTAAAGCAAATAACTTCAATGGAATTTATTTGCCATTGCTGGTTGATAGCGTTGCAAACTTTATCAACACCTATAACTCCCCTGATTGGGTTGGGTACAG TTACACAATTCCTCACAAAGAAGCTGGATTCAAATGTTGTGATGAGATTGATCCTAATGCCCTG GCAATAGGAGCTATTAGTTGCATGATCAGGAACCCAACTGATGGGAAGTTAAAGGGCTATAATGTTGACTATCTTGGAGCAATTGCAGCTATTGAGGAAGGACTTCGAG GATTAGGATTGAACGGTTCAAGTAATGGATCTGGTTCCCCATTAGCTGGTAGGTTATTTGTGGTCATGGGAGCTGGTGGTGCTGGAAAGGCGCTTGCATATGGTGGAAAACAAAAGGGAGCAAGAGTTGTCGTTGCCAATCGCTCATTTG ACAAAGCCAAGATACTGGCCGACAAAGTTGGAGGAGAAGCTATTACTCTTGCTGAGTTGGCAAACTTCCATCCAGAGGATGGTATGGTTCTTGCAAATACCACATCTGTTGGAATGAAACCAAGAACTGATCAAACACCCATCCCAAAG GAAGCTCTGAAGAACTACTGTTTGGTATTTGATGCCATTTATACACCTAAATGGACCAGACTCTTGACCGAAGCACAAGAGTCTGGAGCAGCTGTGGTTTTTGGGACAGAAATGTTCCTTAACCAAGCATTTGTACAGGTCGAAAAGTTTTCTGGTATACCTG CAAATAAGCAACTGATCAGGGATACATTGGCAAGAAACACATGA